The following coding sequences are from one uncultured Desulfobacter sp. window:
- a CDS encoding hydantoinase/oxoprolinase family protein: MILGLDVGGTHTDVVFLSQKGVQKHVKVPTQPDNLFKSVLSGFTLILEDVDPKCIERVVISTTLTTNAIVQQTVTPVGMIVSAGPGVDPENFRTGDHYYAVGGSINHRGREIESINEMEIQDVGEKLKKAGIEYVGVVSKFCVRNPSHEILIKRVLNRQFKQIFLGHHVSGNLNFPRRIATTYMNAAVYPLHKEFFQAVEQSLEEMGLTVPIQILKADGGTMTLAASMDFPAQTVLSGPAASIMGAIPYAPEGQDAVVLDIGGTTTDIAFLVDKTPLLEPVGIQRGGYRSLIRSLRTVSKGIGGDSALRVNDKGMLTVGPDRVGPSMAFGGSIPTPTDALVVLGLMDAGDQERARQGIKSIADELGTNEKDAAEHVFKLCCNIILKTTFEMIDTLNSKPVYTVHDFLEGYKFSPDTILLMGGPARFFAKKIQEMYQLETIAVPYASVANAIGAALARTTCEVTVNADTEQGVVTAHEEDFAEPVSKSFSKDDLVETAYSLLKDKAENAGADPDNLNEVEVVEFQEFNIVRNFSPKEKYFGLKFS, from the coding sequence ATGATTTTAGGATTAGATGTCGGCGGCACACATACAGACGTTGTTTTTCTCAGCCAGAAGGGTGTACAAAAACATGTAAAGGTGCCCACCCAACCGGACAATTTGTTTAAAAGCGTTCTTTCAGGTTTTACTTTGATTCTTGAGGACGTCGATCCCAAATGCATTGAGCGGGTGGTCATCTCCACCACCCTGACCACCAACGCCATTGTCCAGCAGACCGTGACGCCCGTGGGCATGATTGTTTCTGCCGGGCCGGGCGTAGACCCTGAAAATTTCAGGACCGGGGATCACTACTATGCCGTAGGCGGCTCCATCAACCACCGTGGCCGGGAAATCGAGTCGATCAATGAGATGGAAATCCAGGATGTGGGTGAAAAGCTCAAAAAGGCAGGCATTGAATATGTGGGAGTTGTCAGCAAATTTTGTGTCAGAAATCCCTCCCATGAAATTTTGATCAAGCGGGTATTAAACAGGCAGTTTAAACAGATTTTTCTGGGGCACCATGTTTCCGGTAATTTGAATTTCCCCCGGCGCATTGCCACCACTTATATGAACGCGGCTGTATATCCCCTGCACAAGGAATTTTTCCAGGCCGTTGAACAATCTTTAGAAGAGATGGGGCTTACTGTTCCCATTCAGATCCTCAAGGCGGACGGCGGCACCATGACATTGGCCGCCTCAATGGATTTTCCGGCCCAGACAGTATTATCAGGGCCTGCAGCCAGCATCATGGGGGCCATTCCCTATGCTCCTGAAGGTCAGGATGCCGTTGTTCTTGATATCGGCGGGACCACCACGGATATTGCCTTTCTGGTGGATAAAACGCCGTTGCTTGAGCCTGTGGGGATCCAACGCGGCGGATATAGAAGTTTGATTCGGTCTTTGCGGACGGTTTCCAAAGGCATCGGCGGCGACTCGGCCCTAAGGGTCAATGACAAAGGCATGCTGACTGTGGGGCCCGACCGTGTGGGGCCGTCCATGGCCTTTGGCGGATCAATACCCACCCCCACGGACGCCCTGGTGGTTTTAGGACTCATGGACGCAGGAGATCAGGAACGGGCCCGCCAGGGTATAAAATCCATTGCAGATGAGCTGGGCACAAACGAAAAGGACGCGGCGGAACACGTATTTAAACTGTGCTGTAATATCATTTTGAAAACAACCTTTGAGATGATCGATACCTTGAATTCCAAGCCTGTTTATACGGTGCATGATTTCCTTGAGGGGTACAAGTTCAGCCCGGACACCATTTTGCTCATGGGGGGACCTGCCAGATTCTTTGCCAAAAAAATTCAGGAGATGTATCAGCTTGAGACCATCGCGGTCCCCTATGCGTCGGTGGCAAACGCCATTGGCGCGGCCCTTGCCAGGACCACCTGTGAGGTCACGGTGAATGCCGATACGGAACAGGGGGTTGTCACCGCCCATGAGGAAGATTTTGCCGAGCCGGTTTCCAAATCCTTTTCCAAGGATGATCTGGTGGAGACCGCCTACAGCCTGCTTAAAGACAAAGCGGAAAATGCCGGGGCCGACCCCGATAATCTCAACGAGGTGGAAGTGGTGGAGTTCCAGGAATTTAATATTGTGCGTAACTTTTCTCCCAAGGAAAAATATTTCGGACTAAAATTCAGCTGA
- a CDS encoding ATP-binding protein, producing MTQILQNTEQKRSGRKREGIAILCLLLAVAALTVLETRVTPFDTGLPLSSTVLMFILININLLLLLTLLLLVFRNLAKLYYERKNNILGSKIKTRLTVAFVVLALLPTTVLFFFSIQFISTSIAFWFNAPVEQTLDASLAVGQTLYDYVEDKNAFFAKRGAFQIHSRDLLKNGNQEKLSRYTQVIQRAFNRHAVEVYTPGAQRVSLSLASELENMHFGLLTTTELRGIPDGSTSHTVYQTMEQGELLRTICTIPFDLSPGQADGFIVITTLMAPDLSENLKAILKGVEEYHQLKLTKRPAQISYYIALSIVALLVVFCAVWFGFQIAKSITIPIMKFAEGTQRIIDGDMAYQIDFKTDDEIGTLIKSFNSMTRQLAEGRRQIALSESMLKQQNVELEKSRQYIEIVLKNISAGVVSMDNAGTITTMNKAAESMLDVNSHDILNKNFRKVLTGEYLSLADKIFEQAEEGGAHFKIPVSASVAGVPKHFSLTYTALKDDTGQNIGAVLVFDDVTELEKAQRLVAWREVARRIAHEVKNPLTPIKLSAQRLKRKYGKTIDDEVFTGCADTIVEHVDLIRNLVNQFSTFAKFPDTNFASARIENIIYETVALYKEGLEQVDIQTRFKDNIPTLKLDHQHMKQAFINLIDNAVYAVNKKGTIVIDLSYDPILKIVRIEVADDGKGISDKEKTKLFEPYFSTKKTGMGLGLAIVNSIISDHNGVIRVQDNQPTGAKFIIELPAEEA from the coding sequence ATGACCCAGATACTCCAGAACACAGAACAAAAACGGTCCGGTCGAAAACGAGAAGGCATTGCTATTTTATGTCTTCTTTTGGCCGTGGCGGCATTGACGGTGCTTGAAACCCGTGTCACACCCTTTGATACGGGACTGCCCCTCTCATCCACCGTGTTGATGTTTATTTTGATAAATATCAACCTGCTGCTGTTGCTGACTCTGCTGCTGCTGGTGTTCAGGAATCTTGCCAAGCTCTATTATGAACGGAAAAACAACATCCTGGGCTCCAAAATAAAAACCCGTCTGACCGTTGCCTTTGTTGTGCTGGCCCTTTTACCCACCACTGTCCTTTTTTTCTTTTCCATCCAGTTTATCTCCACTTCCATTGCCTTCTGGTTCAATGCGCCCGTGGAACAGACCCTGGATGCGTCGCTGGCTGTGGGGCAGACCCTGTATGATTACGTGGAGGATAAAAATGCCTTTTTTGCCAAAAGGGGGGCGTTTCAGATCCATTCCAGGGATCTGCTTAAAAATGGGAATCAGGAAAAACTCAGCCGGTATACCCAGGTGATCCAGCGCGCCTTTAACCGTCATGCCGTGGAAGTATACACCCCGGGGGCCCAGCGGGTCAGTCTCTCTTTGGCCAGCGAGCTTGAGAACATGCACTTCGGGCTTTTGACCACCACTGAGTTAAGGGGGATACCAGACGGCAGTACCAGCCACACCGTTTACCAGACCATGGAGCAGGGAGAATTGTTGCGCACCATCTGTACCATCCCCTTTGATCTTTCCCCGGGCCAGGCTGACGGATTTATTGTGATCACCACCCTGATGGCCCCGGATCTGTCTGAGAATTTAAAAGCCATTCTCAAAGGCGTTGAAGAGTACCACCAGCTTAAACTGACAAAGAGACCGGCCCAGATCTCTTATTATATTGCCTTGTCCATTGTGGCGCTGCTTGTGGTATTTTGTGCGGTGTGGTTCGGGTTCCAGATTGCAAAATCCATCACCATACCCATCATGAAATTTGCCGAGGGTACCCAGCGGATCATAGACGGTGACATGGCCTATCAGATTGATTTTAAGACCGACGATGAGATCGGCACCCTGATTAAAAGTTTTAACTCCATGACCCGCCAACTGGCAGAGGGGCGCCGGCAGATCGCCCTGTCCGAAAGCATGCTCAAACAGCAGAATGTGGAGCTGGAGAAAAGCCGCCAGTACATTGAAATTGTTTTGAAAAACATCTCTGCCGGTGTGGTCTCCATGGACAATGCGGGAACGATCACCACCATGAACAAAGCGGCCGAGTCCATGCTGGATGTGAACAGTCATGATATTCTCAATAAAAATTTCAGGAAGGTGTTGACCGGGGAATACCTCTCTTTGGCCGATAAAATATTTGAACAGGCGGAAGAAGGCGGTGCCCACTTCAAAATCCCGGTTTCCGCTTCCGTGGCAGGCGTTCCCAAGCATTTTTCTTTAACTTATACCGCGCTCAAGGATGACACGGGCCAAAATATAGGCGCCGTACTGGTGTTTGATGATGTAACCGAACTTGAAAAGGCCCAACGGCTGGTGGCCTGGCGGGAGGTGGCCCGGCGCATTGCCCATGAGGTGAAAAACCCGTTAACCCCCATCAAGCTGTCAGCCCAGCGCCTTAAACGCAAATACGGTAAAACCATTGATGATGAGGTCTTCACCGGATGTGCCGACACCATTGTGGAGCATGTTGATCTGATCCGGAATCTGGTCAATCAATTCTCCACCTTTGCCAAATTTCCGGATACCAATTTTGCTTCGGCCCGCATTGAAAATATTATTTATGAAACCGTTGCTTTATATAAAGAAGGATTGGAACAGGTGGATATCCAGACACGGTTCAAGGATAATATTCCCACCTTGAAACTGGATCACCAGCACATGAAACAGGCCTTTATCAACCTGATTGACAACGCGGTGTATGCCGTAAATAAAAAAGGCACCATTGTGATTGACCTCTCCTATGATCCCATTCTCAAGATTGTGCGCATTGAGGTTGCAGACGACGGCAAAGGGATCTCGGACAAGGAAAAGACCAAGTTGTTTGAACCCTATTTTTCTACTAAGAAAACGGGCATGGGACTTGGGCTCGCCATTGTGAACTCCATTATCTCGGATCATAACGGCGTCATCCGGGTCCAGGACAATCAACCCACCGGCGCCAAGTTTATCATAGAATTGCCTGCCGAGGAGGCATGA
- the rsmD gene encoding 16S rRNA (guanine(966)-N(2))-methyltransferase RsmD — MRIISGSCRGRKLVQIQGQDIRPTSDRVREALFNILGPCIREKSVLDMFAGTGALGLEALSRGARSAVFLDTAQSSCDVIQHNVELCRMSDYARIIRHDIINASLPVFDQPFDLIFMDPPYNKGYPEQVIGKSGFFDLLAPDAIVIVEQSAKESFNYPVNSLDKYLEKKYSRTALRFLRKSDRRQGCV; from the coding sequence ATGCGTATTATCAGTGGTAGCTGCCGGGGCAGAAAACTGGTTCAGATTCAGGGGCAGGATATCCGGCCCACATCGGACAGGGTCAGAGAGGCCTTGTTCAATATTCTTGGTCCCTGCATTAGGGAAAAAAGCGTGCTTGATATGTTTGCAGGTACCGGGGCCCTGGGGCTTGAAGCCTTAAGCCGCGGTGCCCGGTCTGCCGTCTTTCTGGATACGGCCCAATCCTCCTGTGATGTGATTCAACACAACGTTGAATTGTGCCGGATGTCGGATTATGCCCGGATTATCCGTCATGATATTATCAACGCATCATTACCGGTATTTGATCAGCCCTTTGACCTGATTTTCATGGACCCCCCGTATAATAAAGGATATCCCGAACAGGTGATTGGAAAATCAGGTTTTTTTGATCTTCTTGCACCCGACGCCATTGTGATTGTGGAACAGTCTGCCAAAGAAAGCTTTAACTATCCGGTAAACAGCCTTGACAAATACCTGGAAAAAAAATACTCAAGGACAGCACTTAGATTTTTGCGGAAATCCGACAGACGACAAGGATGTGTATGA
- a CDS encoding sigma-54 dependent transcriptional regulator: MYPAVLIVDDESTIIDSLEGILSDDGFEVIHAFNGYEALKKIDSHSPDIVLLDIWMPGMDGIDTLKEIKQHHPTLPVVMITGHGSIESAVDATKSGAFDFLEKPLSIDKVILTINNALHFRKLEEENRYLRKKAIEKNSITGTSPAVQKLYGEIMAAAPTDTSILITGENGTGKEMVARTIHQFSKRPEGPFIIINCAAVPEDHLESELFGYEKGAFEGATAKKQGKFELAGGGTLFLDEIGDMSVSTQAKMLRALESKTFQRIGSSRTLHMDVRVITSSNKDLEAEIKAGRFRADLFFRLNVIPIHVPSLRERIEDLPILVDFFLTHLAEKSSAPKKTLSKETLEILKQWHWKGNVRELKNLMERLSIMVEGDVIGKNDLPAPYNPDIESASETDDVHHRIFNMEKLDRAKDAFEKQFIRFKVDQMNGDLPAAAKQMGASLNFVKKKVSEN, from the coding sequence ATGTACCCGGCAGTTTTGATTGTTGATGACGAATCCACCATTATTGATTCTCTGGAAGGGATTCTTTCCGATGACGGATTCGAAGTGATTCATGCATTCAACGGATACGAAGCCCTGAAAAAAATTGACTCCCATTCCCCGGACATTGTGCTGTTGGACATCTGGATGCCCGGCATGGACGGTATCGATACCCTGAAGGAGATTAAGCAGCACCATCCCACGCTGCCGGTGGTGATGATTACAGGCCACGGTTCCATTGAGTCTGCCGTGGATGCCACCAAATCCGGCGCCTTTGATTTTCTGGAAAAGCCGCTGTCCATTGACAAGGTGATACTCACCATCAACAATGCCCTGCATTTCAGAAAACTTGAAGAAGAGAACCGCTACCTTCGTAAAAAAGCCATCGAAAAAAATTCCATTACCGGTACAAGTCCGGCAGTCCAGAAACTTTATGGGGAAATCATGGCCGCAGCACCCACGGATACCTCCATTTTGATCACGGGCGAAAACGGTACGGGCAAAGAGATGGTGGCCCGCACCATCCATCAGTTCAGTAAACGGCCTGAAGGGCCTTTTATCATTATCAACTGTGCGGCCGTCCCCGAAGACCACCTGGAGTCCGAACTGTTCGGCTATGAGAAAGGGGCTTTTGAAGGGGCCACGGCAAAAAAACAGGGCAAGTTTGAACTGGCCGGCGGCGGCACCCTGTTTTTGGATGAAATCGGGGATATGAGCGTCAGCACCCAGGCCAAAATGCTGCGGGCACTGGAATCCAAAACATTCCAGCGCATCGGCTCCAGCCGTACCCTGCACATGGATGTGCGTGTGATCACCTCATCCAACAAAGATCTCGAAGCCGAAATTAAAGCGGGCCGATTCAGGGCAGATCTGTTTTTCAGGCTTAATGTCATACCGATCCATGTCCCGTCGTTAAGGGAACGAATTGAGGATCTGCCCATACTTGTGGATTTTTTCCTGACCCACCTGGCTGAAAAATCATCGGCCCCTAAAAAAACGCTATCCAAAGAAACCCTTGAAATTTTAAAGCAATGGCATTGGAAGGGCAATGTCAGGGAGCTTAAAAATCTGATGGAGCGTTTATCCATCATGGTGGAAGGCGACGTGATCGGGAAAAATGATCTTCCGGCACCCTATAATCCGGATATTGAATCCGCCTCTGAAACAGATGACGTGCATCACCGGATTTTTAATATGGAAAAGCTGGACCGGGCAAAAGACGCGTTTGAAAAGCAATTCATTCGTTTCAAGGTGGATCAGATGAATGGTGATCTTCCGGCTGCGGCCAAACAGATGGGGGCAAGCCTGAATTTTGTCAAAAAGAAAGTGTCTGAAAACTGA
- the lpxC gene encoding UDP-3-O-acyl-N-acetylglucosamine deacetylase: MNSYYNQQTIAEKVTLSGTGVHSGKKTNLTIRPAKENHGIKFRRLDLPGTPDIPALFKLVVDTSLATVIGHNGAIVSTIEHLMASFVGLGIDNALVAVDDYEMPIMDGSAREFTRAISRVGVVEQEMPRQLFIVKEPIEIIQEDKWVRVEPAPSFKISCTIEFDHPLIGLQKIVYDKADNNFEQEICSARTFGFVKDLEMLKKFSLGKGGSLDNAIVIDQDKILNEGGLRYPDEFVRHKLLDCLGDFSLLGMPIQGHIITHKSGHLLNHLFIKKFLDEKQAWETGPVKC, from the coding sequence ATGAATAGTTACTATAATCAGCAGACCATCGCCGAAAAGGTGACCCTTTCGGGGACAGGCGTTCATTCGGGCAAAAAGACAAATTTGACCATCCGGCCGGCCAAGGAAAACCATGGGATTAAATTCCGGCGCCTTGATCTGCCCGGGACTCCTGATATCCCGGCGCTTTTCAAACTGGTGGTGGATACCAGCCTTGCCACGGTCATCGGCCACAATGGGGCCATTGTTTCTACCATCGAGCACTTGATGGCAAGTTTTGTAGGCCTTGGCATTGATAATGCCCTGGTGGCGGTGGATGATTATGAGATGCCCATTATGGACGGATCGGCCAGGGAATTTACCCGGGCGATTTCCCGCGTGGGTGTGGTGGAACAGGAGATGCCCCGGCAGCTTTTTATCGTGAAGGAACCCATAGAAATCATCCAGGAAGATAAATGGGTCCGGGTGGAACCTGCGCCTTCTTTTAAAATTTCGTGCACCATTGAGTTTGATCATCCGCTAATCGGTCTGCAGAAAATTGTTTATGACAAGGCGGACAATAACTTTGAGCAGGAGATCTGTAGTGCCCGAACCTTTGGGTTCGTTAAAGATCTTGAAATGCTGAAAAAATTCAGCCTCGGTAAGGGTGGAAGCCTTGACAATGCCATTGTGATTGATCAAGATAAAATTTTAAATGAAGGGGGATTGCGGTATCCGGATGAATTTGTACGGCACAAGCTGCTGGATTGCCTTGGCGATTTTTCCCTTCTGGGGATGCCCATCCAGGGGCATATTATCACCCATAAATCCGGACATCTTCTGAATCATCTGTTTATAAAGAAGTTTCTTGATGAGAAGCAGGCCTGGGAAACCGGGCCTGTAAAGTGCTGA
- a CDS encoding enoyl-CoA hydratase/isomerase family protein — translation MAIVSMCNTANTMNKTFARDFNRCLDQIESDTQVKSMIITALDEKNFSQGVDVAWVGEKLAGNQRQDVIDFMYGMNDVFKRLLLFPVPVIAAINGHAFGNGAILTCACDFRFMRKDKGFFCFPEVDLGILFLPGMIALVRKAIPEHLFNHMTLSGQRMTAVDLEHAHVLVKACENQEDVMKEAMAFAAGFDKQRGIYRELKRRVHKNVIQIMDEQDPEYIDTLNLFVT, via the coding sequence GTGGCAATCGTTTCGATGTGTAACACTGCCAACACAATGAACAAAACTTTTGCCCGGGATTTCAACCGCTGTCTTGATCAAATTGAATCGGATACACAAGTCAAATCAATGATAATTACCGCCTTGGACGAAAAAAACTTTTCCCAGGGTGTTGACGTGGCGTGGGTCGGTGAAAAATTAGCCGGCAACCAACGGCAGGACGTGATTGATTTCATGTACGGCATGAACGATGTATTCAAGCGCCTGCTGCTTTTCCCCGTACCTGTCATTGCCGCCATAAACGGTCATGCATTCGGCAATGGCGCCATTTTAACGTGTGCCTGCGATTTCAGGTTCATGAGAAAAGATAAAGGCTTTTTTTGTTTTCCCGAAGTGGACCTTGGTATTCTTTTTCTGCCCGGCATGATCGCTTTGGTGCGCAAGGCGATCCCCGAACATTTGTTCAATCATATGACCCTGTCCGGCCAACGGATGACCGCCGTGGATCTTGAGCATGCCCATGTATTAGTCAAGGCTTGCGAAAACCAGGAGGACGTGATGAAAGAGGCCATGGCCTTTGCGGCAGGGTTTGACAAACAGCGCGGTATCTACCGGGAACTGAAACGCCGGGTTCACAAGAACGTGATCCAAATCATGGATGAACAGGACCCCGAATATATTGACACGCTCAATCTCTTTGTCACATAG
- the coaD gene encoding pantetheine-phosphate adenylyltransferase — protein MITRKRTIAIYPGSFDPLTNGHLDVIRRAQEIFDHVIVGVLYNSSKKTPLFSPEERISIIQECFDDPLVELDAARIEVETFDGLLVEYARMKNAVAIIRGMRALSDFESEFQMALMNRKLNREVQSVFLMTGSRWIFTSSSIIKEVARYGGDISDMVPKPVELRVKEKYDALVQSQQWQDRY, from the coding sequence ATGATTACCCGAAAACGGACAATTGCCATTTACCCAGGTTCCTTTGATCCCCTGACAAACGGACATCTTGATGTCATCAGGCGCGCCCAGGAAATTTTTGACCACGTGATTGTAGGAGTGCTGTACAATTCGTCTAAAAAAACACCGTTGTTTTCGCCCGAGGAGCGTATTTCCATCATCCAGGAATGCTTTGATGATCCATTGGTCGAGTTGGATGCTGCACGAATTGAGGTGGAAACCTTTGACGGGCTTCTTGTTGAATATGCCCGAATGAAAAATGCCGTGGCCATTATCCGTGGGATGCGGGCTTTGTCCGATTTTGAAAGTGAGTTTCAGATGGCGCTGATGAACAGAAAACTCAACAGGGAAGTTCAGTCTGTCTTTCTTATGACAGGGTCCCGCTGGATTTTTACCTCATCTTCCATCATTAAAGAGGTCGCCCGGTATGGCGGGGATATTTCCGATATGGTTCCCAAGCCTGTGGAACTCAGGGTAAAAGAAAAATATGATGCGCTCGTACAAAGTCAACAATGGCAGGATCGATATTAA
- a CDS encoding selenium metabolism-associated LysR family transcriptional regulator, with the protein MDLWQLHIFVSVVEQKSFSRASELIHLSQPTVSTHIKELEAHFQCRLLDRLGKVTEPTRAGAILYDYAKRMLALKQETQSAMLDFLGHTKGQLLIGGSTIPAGYILPKIMGSFKSVFPDVSILMSVGDTGQITRAVKEGELELGVVGAKTNDPDIVQEKLVEDEMKLVVPANHEWADRESVSCKALLSQPFIAREQGSGTWKTVIASMEKAGVDVSRLEPAVTMGNSVSVIQGILNNVGISILSTIAVTEELARGQLHALSVEDLDLSRNFYLTLSRKRTRSPICEKFIHFLKDQVSA; encoded by the coding sequence GTGGACTTGTGGCAGCTTCATATTTTTGTTTCCGTGGTTGAGCAGAAAAGTTTTTCCAGAGCATCAGAACTGATTCATCTATCCCAGCCCACTGTGTCCACCCACATAAAAGAACTGGAAGCCCATTTCCAATGCCGCCTGCTGGACAGGTTGGGTAAGGTGACTGAACCCACCCGGGCCGGGGCAATCCTTTATGACTATGCCAAGCGGATGCTGGCGCTCAAGCAGGAAACCCAGTCTGCCATGCTTGATTTTCTAGGCCATACCAAAGGGCAGCTGCTCATCGGCGGGTCCACCATTCCGGCCGGATATATCCTGCCCAAAATCATGGGCTCATTTAAATCCGTCTTTCCCGATGTCTCTATTCTCATGTCGGTGGGGGACACGGGCCAGATCACCCGGGCCGTCAAAGAGGGCGAACTGGAATTGGGTGTTGTGGGTGCAAAGACCAATGATCCGGACATTGTCCAGGAGAAGCTGGTTGAGGATGAAATGAAGCTTGTTGTGCCCGCCAATCATGAATGGGCAGACAGGGAAAGTGTCTCCTGCAAAGCCTTGTTGTCCCAGCCGTTTATCGCCAGGGAACAGGGCTCCGGCACATGGAAAACCGTTATCGCCAGCATGGAAAAAGCAGGTGTTGACGTCTCCCGGCTTGAGCCTGCCGTGACCATGGGAAATTCGGTTTCAGTGATCCAGGGCATTCTCAATAATGTGGGGATTTCCATCCTTTCAACCATCGCCGTCACAGAGGAACTGGCCAGAGGGCAACTGCATGCCCTGAGTGTGGAAGACCTCGATCTGTCCCGGAATTTTTATCTGACCCTGTCCCGGAAGAGAACCCGCTCACCGATATGTGAAAAATTCATTCACTTCTTAAAGGACCAGGTATCAGCTTAG
- a CDS encoding DUF4390 domain-containing protein, whose amino-acid sequence MTNIGAVTKNLCAVLFVLQGIFFIGPDRAFAREDAALSHIKLANTRDDLFAYFKVENAFDEKNTQAIENGISTSFTFYITLFKTSNSLFDKKITDIKTRATIKYNSMKQEYTVVCQWKDTPALITKSFDEAKTWMTEIDNLKVVPLNRLVKGDKYQIRMKALLEKVTLPLSLHYVFFFVSYWDFETDWYVINFTY is encoded by the coding sequence ATGACAAATATTGGTGCGGTGACAAAAAATTTATGTGCAGTCCTTTTTGTTTTGCAAGGCATTTTTTTTATTGGCCCGGATCGCGCCTTTGCCCGTGAAGATGCGGCGCTCTCACATATCAAGCTGGCCAATACCCGGGATGATCTGTTTGCCTATTTCAAGGTGGAAAATGCCTTTGATGAGAAAAATACCCAGGCCATTGAAAATGGTATCTCCACCTCGTTTACCTTTTATATAACCCTATTCAAAACATCAAACAGCCTGTTTGACAAGAAGATTACCGATATCAAAACCCGTGCGACAATAAAATACAATTCCATGAAACAGGAATACACGGTGGTCTGCCAGTGGAAGGATACGCCCGCCTTGATTACAAAATCCTTTGATGAGGCAAAGACCTGGATGACCGAAATTGATAACCTCAAGGTGGTGCCCCTCAACCGGCTGGTAAAAGGGGATAAATACCAGATCCGTATGAAGGCATTACTTGAAAAAGTCACCTTGCCCCTGTCGCTGCACTATGTCTTTTTTTTTGTCTCTTACTGGGATTTTGAAACGGACTGGTATGTGATCAATTTCACGTATTAA